The window TTATGAGCTTTTGACTTCAAATAATTTCCCGGCCGAGGATATTATCTTTGATCCAAATGTCCTCACTGTAGGAACAGGAACAGAGGAAGACAGAATGCACGGGGTAGACTTTATAGATAGTGTTAAATGGATAAAAGAAAACCTTCCCGGTGCAGGAGTCAGCGGAGGGGTTAGTAATCTTTCCTTTGCTTTTAGAGGTAATAATATCCTAAGACATACTATTCATAAGATCTTCCTAGAAGAGGGAGAAAAGGCCGGCATGACCATGGCTATAGTAAATCCGGGAGAAGATCCAGGAAACATAACTCCTGAGGTTAGAAAAGCTGTGGAAAACCTTCTTGCTGGAGATAAAAATGCAGTAGATGAAATTCTGAATCTCTCATTTGAGAAGTCGGCAAAGAAAACCGCAGAAATAAAGCCTGTAACTGTAGAGGAAAGGCTCAAGGATTATCTCCTTAAGGGAAGAAGCCAGGGTATAGAGGACGATATCAAGACTGCTCTCGAAAAATACTCACCTCTTCAAGTTATACAGGAAGTTCTGATGGAGGGAATGGAAGAGGTAGGAGCTCTTTTTGAAAAGGGTGAACTTTTCCTTCCACAGATACTTAGGTCAGCAGCAGTTATGGAAAAAGCTGTGGAGTTCCTAACTCCTCTTATAGAGGCAGGAGGAAAAGAAAAAAATGTAAAGGGAAAAGTCCTTATGGCAACAGTAGAAGGAGATGTTCATGATATAGGGAAAAATATCGTTGGTACTGTATTAAAGTGTAATGGCTTTGATGTTGTGGACCTTGGTGTTATGGTTCCTAAGGATCAGATATTAGAAGCTATTCTAAGGCATGATGTAGATATGGTTACATTGAGTGGTCTTATTACCCCTTCTCTTATGGAGATGGAAAAAGTGGCAGAAATGATGGCTGAACAAAATATGGATATACCCCTTCTAATAGGAGGTGCGGCGGCTTCAGAACTAAGTACTGCAGTAAGAATCGAACCTAAGTATTCTGGTAGAGTAATACATGTAACAGATGCCTCAGGGACACTTCCAGTGGTATCATCATTGATGTCTGAAAAAAAATCAGATTTTCTTGATGAAAGAAAAAAGAAAGCAGAGTATCTCAGAGATGCTTATTTGAAAAATAAAAACAAGAAAGAGATGCACTCTTTAGAAGAAGCCAGAAAAAGAAGAAAAAAATTAGACAATGCCATAGAGTATCCTAAAGAGATTGGAAAACAATTTATAGAGATAGCGTTAGAAGACTTAGAGCCACTGATAGACTGGGATATGCTCTTACATGCACTAAAGTCTAAGGGAAATACTCAGGAGAAAAAAGTATTGGATGAATCTAAAGAAATTCTCTCAAAAATGAAAGATATGAACATAAAGGCAAAATGTGCCTTTGGTATATTTAACCTTTTCAAAGATGAGGATACCCTTATAGTCAGTGGAGAGAAAGATTACGAACTGCCTATGGTCAGAAGTCAGATTGGAAATGAGACAATTTCCATGGCTGATTTCTTCTCAAAAGAGGATCATATAGGGGCCTTTGTAATATCTGTGCCTGAGATAGCTGGTAGTGATGATTATGAATCAATTATATATCAGCTTTTAGGGACTAGGCTTGCAGAAGCGGCATCAGAGTGGATGGAAAAATATGTAAATGACAATATATGGAGGGTGAATATAAGACCAGCCATAGGTTATCCATCGGTTCCAGATCATTCTATGAAAAAAGAGATATTTAAACTTGTAGATGGTGCGGAAACTGGTGCTAAGCTCTCGAGTAATTATGCCATGACTCCTTTGTCATCTGTATGCGGATTATATGTATCTAATCCAAATAGTTTTTATTTTGATCCAGGAAAAATAAGTTATGACCAGCTAAAAGAGTTGGCAAATCTAAGGGGTCTGTCTGTAGACGATATGAATGCCCTCTTAGGTGGCATAGTATAATTGATAAAAGTCCCGTGATTTTTCGCGGGACTTTTATCATCCCTAAAATACAGCAGGAATTTGACTCAAAATTTTATGTGTGATAATATTAGTTTAGAATTAAATTCCTATAGAACGACTGTATTTTAGGAGGCATTATGATCGGAACAAATAAAGGACATTACGGCCTGATAGCTTTGATTTACATGGCGGGAAACATAGAAAAAAAAGTGAGCGTTAAAGAGGTGGCAGAAAAAGAAAATATTTCAAAAAGATATTTAGAGCAGATTTTTTCAGCTCTTAAAAAAAGTGGAATATTGATAAGTGTAAAAGGATCGCAAGGGGGCTATTTACTCTCTAGAAGTCCTAAAGAAATAAAGGTGGGAGATGTGCTTAGGGCCTTAGAAGATATCGAGAGTGCAGTACCTAAAAATTACAGAATAGAGGATACAAGTTATACGATACAAAAAGAGGTCTGGGATACTATAGAAAAGAGTATAAATCAAATAATAGATAATACAAGTATAGAGGATCTTAAGAATAAGCACAATGAAAACAGTGCCAATATTTATTATATTTAAATATGAAAAAGGAAAGCAGTCCATACCTACACAGAGGTTTTTAGGACTTTGCTCTCCTCTTTTTTTATGTAAAAAAACGAGAAAACTGCCACAAGGGTAATAATTACAGCACCTGATATACTTTTTAAATCCGGTATCTCACCCCATAAAATAAATCCGATAATTCCAGAAGAGATCACACTAAAATAATTATAAATTGAGACTTCTGATGCCGGTGCATATTTATACGCCAAGGTTATCATAAACTGTCCTAGGGCTGCAAAGACACCTGTTCCCAGGAGATACAGCAACTGATAATTTGAAGGAACTTGGAAATTTAAAAGTAAAAACGGTATGGTCCCAAGTACCGAAACAAGAGAGAAGTAAAATATAATCGTTGCCGGTTCCTCTTTACCCTTCAAGTATCTTATTACGGTATAGGCAGCTCCAGCACACATTCCTGAAAAGGCCCCTGAAAGAGCCGGAAGGACTTCTAAGCTAAACTGCGGCTTGATTATAAGAAGGGCTCCGGAAAATGCTAAAATCAATGCTGGTATTTGAATTTTTGACAGTTTTTCTTTTAAGAAGATAAATGCAAATATTGTAACAAAAAATGGAGAAAGTTTATTTAGCATTGTAGAATCAGCTAATACAAGGTGATTTATAGCATAAAAATTAGCAAATACTCCTAAAAGTCCCATTATAGATCTCAGCATTAAAAATTTTTGATTTTCCATTTTTCCAAAAATACTTACTTTAGATTTTTTTATCATGTAAAATGCAACTAGCAAGCTTACCAAATTCCTAAAAAAAACTTTTTCAAATACAGGAATATTTCCTGAAAGTTTTACTGTGGCTCCCATGAACCCAAATGCGAATCCAGAAAATATCATAAATAAAATTGCTTTTGTCTTGTCTTTCATTAAACATACATCCTTTTAAATTTAATAAGACATATTTTACTATAGAATTTAAATTTACGCAAGAATCAATATCAAACAATCAGTAAATAAAATCTTTGAGACAAATAAAGCCAGGTATTTAGAACTCATCTTGTAAATTTAGTATAAATATTTGTTATTTTCTTGATAAAAATTCCCTTAAAAGTCTGTTATTTTCTGAGAGTAACTTTATAATCTCTTCCTGATTGGATACTCTTTTGCTGATATTCCAGTACCATAACCAAAACGACCTAACTACAAGAAAAATCAAGAAAATTATCAAGAAGGATATTATAAAAGGAAACATACTATCTGTCATATTAATTACCTCCATTTTAAGATATACATCACTTTCTTAAAGTATATCTTAAAATTAACTTTAACACAAGTTAAATTGGGCTCTACACTTGAGATGAAAGAAATATAATAAGTTATTTTTATATTTTAAAATGTTGACAAAAGCAATTATAGGGTGTATAATTATTTTGTAATAGAGTAAGCTTAATATCTAATTTCAGTATGTTTTACCTTTGGTTAATACTTGAAAAATTGGTTATATGAGTCATTATTTCTATTTAAAAATAGTATTTTACGGAGGTATTACAAATGGTAAACGGAACAGTTAAATGGTTTAATCAAGAAAAAGGATTCGGATTCATCACTTCTGAAGATGGAACAGATGTATTCGTACACTTCTCTCAAATCAACAAACCTGGATTCAAAACTTTAGAAGAGGGTGAGCAAGTAACTTTTGAAATCACTCAAGGTCAAAAAGGACCACAAGCTTCTAACGTTACAGCTCAATAATTAAATTGATTTGAATTCCTGCCTTAGGGCAGGATTTTTATTTTAGAAGTATATAACAAAAGCCCCTATAGAATTTTTCAAGGGGCTTTTGCTATATATATTGATCAGAAAATTCTCTTCGTCCTTCTATTTTTATAGTGAAAATGGAATAGACGCTGACTTTCTTCTCCTAGTGGTTCTTTTAAGTATTCTGAATATAAGGTCTTTACATCTGGATTTTCCCATGAGCATCTAATTTCACTAGAAGCATCATAGGAATATATTTTCTCAGCTCTTTTCTGTATTATATCAGGGTCTTCAGATAGAGGTATCCCCCCTCCCCCAACACAACCACCAGGACATGCCATTACTTCTACAAGGTGGAACTCAGTTATTCCATCCTTAATCATATCTAAAATAACAGGAACATTTTTTATTCCGTTTACAACAGCAATATTCAGCTTTTTTCCTCCTAATACAACAGAGGTTAATTTAATTCCGTCCATTCCTCTAAGTTTTTTCAAATCAACTGAAAAAGGATCTTCTCCTATCATGTGTGCCGTATTTCTCAGTATTGCCTCAGCAAGTCCTCCAGTTACGGCTTTTATTCTAGAAGACCCTGTATCAGACTTCATAGGTTTATCAAAAGTTCCGAACTTTGAATAATTATTTAGATCGATACCCTTCTTATTTAGAAGAGAGGCAACTTCATTTACTGTAAGCACAAGGTCTACATCTTTATTACCATACTCATCTTTCATGTCAAACCGATTAGCCTCATCTTTTTTTGCAATGCACGGCATCAGAGCGACTGAAAATATATTTTCTCTAGAAATATCTATTGACTCTTCATAATAACTCTTCGAAAGAGAACCTAAAATTTGTTGTGGTGATTTACATGGAGATAAAAGACCTAAAAATTCAGGACAAAATTTTTCTGCATAATTTATCCATCCTGTGCATGTAGATGTAAATACCGGAAATGGTCCGTTTTCATCTAAACGTTTTTTTAAATCGGCACTTGTTTCTACAATATTTACATCAGAGGCAAATCCTGTGGAAAATACTTTTGAAAATCCAATTTCTTTTAGTGCAGATATAATTTTAGGGCTTGTGTCTGTCCCTGAACTTATTCCGAACCCGTCCCCTATAGTATGTTTAAAGGATGGAGAAAGCTGGGCAACCACATGCTTATTTGGATTATTGAGCTGTTCTTTCAAAAGACTTATATTGCTTTTTTCTTTTAATGCCCCTGCAGTACATACTTTTATGCATTGGCCACAGGAGATGCAAAGTGTGGCAGCCATATTCTCTTCTTTTATTCCTACTGTACCGTCTTCTTCAACTTGAAAAACAGAAATTCCCTGAGTATCTTTACAGACTTTTACACATTTGTAACATTTGATACACTTGCTTGTATCTCGTGAAAATGTATAGAAAGATTTATCAATCGTTCTGTTTTCTAAATTTTCTGAGCAATTTAACTTATTGTCAATTTTATCATTAGACACAGTTTTGTTTTTCAATTTTTCCCTCCTGGTCTTTTACAAGATATAAAAATAAACCTTGGTCTTGTGTTTTTCAATATTACAAATATTTAAATTAAAGTTAACACACCTTAGTCTAATACTTTAAAATAAATAGTACAAGAAAAAATTTAAAAAATTTCAATTTTAATACTTTATAATCAAAAAAAATATTTTAATATTGTATATATCTGTCGGTCTGTGTTATATTTTCAGTAGAGGTTTTTATTATTTAAAATATAGAGACAGGGAGAAGTAAAATATGATGGAATATGTTGGATTTATAGCGGCATCACTTACAACTCTTTCTTTTTTGCCTCAGACAATAAAGATCATAAAAACTAAAGACACTAAGAGTATCTCTCTAGGAATGTATATGATGTTTGTTTTAGGAGTTGCCTTTTGGCTTATTTATGGCCTCTATACAGGTGATATGCCTATAATATTAGCCAATCTGATAACGCTCATACTCTCCTCGATAATCCTTGTCTTTAAACTAAATGAATTGTTTGGAAAAAAATAGGCAAGTCCCATTACATATTTTTGTTCTAAATGGCGTTTTTCTACTATTATATAATATGCTATTTGATATAAAAATTGGAGGAAGAAATGATAGGAACTTTGGTAAACACAGGAACAATTGTTGTAGGAAGTATAGTCGGGTCCATGGCTCAAAAAAATATAGAGGAACGTTATCAGGAAAGAATGCTACAGGGAGTGGGTCTCGTGGCTCTTTCTCTTGGAATGACGTGGATTGTCAAAAATCTGACTAAAAGTTCTTACCCCCTTCTTTTTGTTGCCAGCATGGTTCTAGGGGCCTTTATAGGAGAATGGCTGGACCTTGACCAAAAAGTAAATAAGCTAGGGGAAAAATATAGAAAAACTGGAGAAAAATCCTTGATAGAAGGCTTAGTAACTGCGGTTCTACTATTTTGTATAGGGACTCTTTCTATACTTGGACCGATAGAAAGCTCTCTTAACAATGATAATACTTTACTCTTTACAAATGCAATCTTAGATGGTTTTACATCGATGATATTAGCTTCAACTTTTGGAATAGGTATAATCTTATCTGGAGCAATACTTTTTATCTGGCAGGGAAGTATATATCTAAGTGCCGGCCTTTTAGGCCCATATGCAACTCCTGAAATAATGGGTGAAATTTCCATTATTGGAGGTATTCTTATACTTAGCACAGGAATGAATATTTTAAAAATAACTAAAATAAAAACACTAAATCTTCTTCCTGCTCTTTTGATACCTGTATTATATTTTATTCCTATAGTTAGTGAGAATATAGACAAGATTACTCAAATGTTAATTATAAAATAAAATTCAATTTCACAGGAAAAATAAGGATTTTGCAAAGGTATTGACTTCTTTGATTTTATAAGTTATATAATATATAAGTTCAAAATAATTTTAGTCTAAAAAAATAAAAATACTCCTAAGAAGAGCTGGAGGGCTTAATAAATGAGTGAAGATAAAAAAGCAGAGATACTTCAGATGATTGAAAAAATATCTATTTTTGGTGGATTAAATACTGAACAAGTAGGGAAGATACTAGATCAATCAAACTATCTAATAGTGGCAAAAGATGAAAATGTGATGCTTCAAGGGATGTCTCCTAAAAGCATATATGTTATATTAAAGGGTAGAGTTGAAGTCTATGAAGAGTCCAATAATAAAATATATCCTATGATGTTTATGGGCGAAGGAGAATGTTTTGGTGAAGTTGAAATACTAGGTATTTTTCCAAATATGGCTTCTGTGAAAACTATGGAAGATACTGAATTCATTGAAATTCCAAAAAATCAGCTTCACAATTTTTCTCATAAGGATATGAAAATATTTAACATACTTATACTAAATATGGCGAGAGAGGCTTGCAGAAGGCTAGCTAAGTCGGACAAGTCTTTAATGGAATACATGTGTAAATAAAGGCTTGTAATGGCCTTTTTTTTATAAATTTACATATATATAAGCTTATAAGGGAGTAGTTTATGGATTATAAAAACTTAAAATTAGGTGATAAAATAGGAAATAAAGATATAGCATTGTTTTTTCAGTGTACAAATCAGGGGGGCATAAGAAAAAGTAATAAAACTAAAACCGTAGTGCTTATTGCTAAGTTTACTGACTGTCTATATAAACATCGAAAAGAAAATAATATACTTTATTTTACAGGAATGGGAAAAGTTGGAAATCAGGAGCTTAAAAGACAAAATAAAGCTGTTGTAGAGGCCAAGGAAAATGATTTTCATCTTCACTTATTTGAAATGCATGAGGAGAAGGTCTATACTTATTGTGGAGAGGTGGAGCTAGCTGATGTTCCTTGTATAGAGGAACAATTAGATGATAATGGAAATATTCGTGAGGTTTTCGTTTTCCCCTTAAAAAATATTGAGCAGGTGATTTAGGTGCATCTAAAAATAAAAATTCCTATCTCTAAGCTTGAGGTAAAAGGAGTCGAGGATCACAGAATAAAAATCAGGAATATAAATGTTCAAGGAGTGGAGCGAACATTTGCATATTACACACCGGCTAATTTGAGACAAAATTGCCCGGTGATCATTGCTTGCCACGGAGCATACTGGAATCACGAAATTATGAGAAGGGCTACAGGATTTGATTTTGAAAAATTGGCAGATGAGTTTGGATTTATCATAGCATATCCTAATTCATTTAGTTCATACTGGTTTGATGGAAGAATATCTTTTTCACATCCAGCTAA is drawn from Ilyobacter polytropus DSM 2926 and contains these coding sequences:
- the metH gene encoding methionine synthase, with product MRELLKEKILILDGAMGTAIQNYSLEESDFRGELFSHIKGSLRGCNELLNLTKPEVLEEIHLSYLEAGADIIETNTFNSNRISMREYGLEEKSYDLSKAGAELAVKAARKYEYDNKKRIFVAGSMGPTSKSASIPTGGDPFGREVSYSELKAAYKEQALGLFDGGVDAFLIETIFDGLNAKAAVIAIEEVLEEKGEKLPIMISGTVDVNGKLLSGQSIESLIVAIDRDSIISYGLNCSFGAKELIPLIKKLGKLTKKNISLYPNAGLPNEKGEYDETPHMTGSYVKELIENKDINILGGCCGTTPEHIKVMAELAQGKSPRKTSMENLAGIVSGNDTVSLHEEFLVVGERNNVSGSRKFARLIREESYDEALDIARTQVEKGAKILDINLDDALLDSVEEMEKFIRLLQNDMILSKLPIMIDSSNFDVIEKGLENLAGKGIVNSISLKDGEHEFLRKAAVVRKFGAALVVMAFDEKGQAVSSERKKEICKRAYELLTSNNFPAEDIIFDPNVLTVGTGTEEDRMHGVDFIDSVKWIKENLPGAGVSGGVSNLSFAFRGNNILRHTIHKIFLEEGEKAGMTMAIVNPGEDPGNITPEVRKAVENLLAGDKNAVDEILNLSFEKSAKKTAEIKPVTVEERLKDYLLKGRSQGIEDDIKTALEKYSPLQVIQEVLMEGMEEVGALFEKGELFLPQILRSAAVMEKAVEFLTPLIEAGGKEKNVKGKVLMATVEGDVHDIGKNIVGTVLKCNGFDVVDLGVMVPKDQILEAILRHDVDMVTLSGLITPSLMEMEKVAEMMAEQNMDIPLLIGGAAASELSTAVRIEPKYSGRVIHVTDASGTLPVVSSLMSEKKSDFLDERKKKAEYLRDAYLKNKNKKEMHSLEEARKRRKKLDNAIEYPKEIGKQFIEIALEDLEPLIDWDMLLHALKSKGNTQEKKVLDESKEILSKMKDMNIKAKCAFGIFNLFKDEDTLIVSGEKDYELPMVRSQIGNETISMADFFSKEDHIGAFVISVPEIAGSDDYESIIYQLLGTRLAEAASEWMEKYVNDNIWRVNIRPAIGYPSVPDHSMKKEIFKLVDGAETGAKLSSNYAMTPLSSVCGLYVSNPNSFYFDPGKISYDQLKELANLRGLSVDDMNALLGGIV
- a CDS encoding RrF2 family transcriptional regulator, with protein sequence MIGTNKGHYGLIALIYMAGNIEKKVSVKEVAEKENISKRYLEQIFSALKKSGILISVKGSQGGYLLSRSPKEIKVGDVLRALEDIESAVPKNYRIEDTSYTIQKEVWDTIEKSINQIIDNTSIEDLKNKHNENSANIYYI
- a CDS encoding DMT family transporter translates to MKDKTKAILFMIFSGFAFGFMGATVKLSGNIPVFEKVFFRNLVSLLVAFYMIKKSKVSIFGKMENQKFLMLRSIMGLLGVFANFYAINHLVLADSTMLNKLSPFFVTIFAFIFLKEKLSKIQIPALILAFSGALLIIKPQFSLEVLPALSGAFSGMCAGAAYTVIRYLKGKEEPATIIFYFSLVSVLGTIPFLLLNFQVPSNYQLLYLLGTGVFAALGQFMITLAYKYAPASEVSIYNYFSVISSGIIGFILWGEIPDLKSISGAVIITLVAVFSFFYIKKEESKVLKTSV
- a CDS encoding cold-shock protein; protein product: MVNGTVKWFNQEKGFGFITSEDGTDVFVHFSQINKPGFKTLEEGEQVTFEITQGQKGPQASNVTAQ
- a CDS encoding [Fe-Fe] hydrogenase large subunit C-terminal domain-containing protein: MKNKTVSNDKIDNKLNCSENLENRTIDKSFYTFSRDTSKCIKCYKCVKVCKDTQGISVFQVEEDGTVGIKEENMAATLCISCGQCIKVCTAGALKEKSNISLLKEQLNNPNKHVVAQLSPSFKHTIGDGFGISSGTDTSPKIISALKEIGFSKVFSTGFASDVNIVETSADLKKRLDENGPFPVFTSTCTGWINYAEKFCPEFLGLLSPCKSPQQILGSLSKSYYEESIDISRENIFSVALMPCIAKKDEANRFDMKDEYGNKDVDLVLTVNEVASLLNKKGIDLNNYSKFGTFDKPMKSDTGSSRIKAVTGGLAEAILRNTAHMIGEDPFSVDLKKLRGMDGIKLTSVVLGGKKLNIAVVNGIKNVPVILDMIKDGITEFHLVEVMACPGGCVGGGGIPLSEDPDIIQKRAEKIYSYDASSEIRCSWENPDVKTLYSEYLKEPLGEESQRLFHFHYKNRRTKRIF
- a CDS encoding SemiSWEET transporter — encoded protein: MMEYVGFIAASLTTLSFLPQTIKIIKTKDTKSISLGMYMMFVLGVAFWLIYGLYTGDMPIILANLITLILSSIILVFKLNELFGKK
- a CDS encoding DUF554 domain-containing protein; its protein translation is MIGTLVNTGTIVVGSIVGSMAQKNIEERYQERMLQGVGLVALSLGMTWIVKNLTKSSYPLLFVASMVLGAFIGEWLDLDQKVNKLGEKYRKTGEKSLIEGLVTAVLLFCIGTLSILGPIESSLNNDNTLLFTNAILDGFTSMILASTFGIGIILSGAILFIWQGSIYLSAGLLGPYATPEIMGEISIIGGILILSTGMNILKITKIKTLNLLPALLIPVLYFIPIVSENIDKITQMLIIK
- a CDS encoding Crp/Fnr family transcriptional regulator, with protein sequence MSEDKKAEILQMIEKISIFGGLNTEQVGKILDQSNYLIVAKDENVMLQGMSPKSIYVILKGRVEVYEESNNKIYPMMFMGEGECFGEVEILGIFPNMASVKTMEDTEFIEIPKNQLHNFSHKDMKIFNILILNMAREACRRLAKSDKSLMEYMCK